A genomic region of Elusimicrobiota bacterium contains the following coding sequences:
- a CDS encoding peptidylprolyl isomerase, translating to MPRAKARHILVPTQAECETLKKQIEAGADFAEVAKKHSKCPSGRQGGALGEFGPGQMVAEFDRVVFSAEVGKVQGPVKTQFGYHLIEITSRT from the coding sequence ATGCCCAGAGCCAAAGCGCGCCACATCCTCGTGCCCACCCAGGCCGAGTGCGAGACCCTCAAGAAGCAGATCGAAGCCGGCGCTGATTTCGCCGAAGTCGCCAAGAAGCACTCCAAATGCCCCTCGGGCCGGCAAGGCGGGGCTCTGGGAGAGTTCGGCCCCGGTCAGATGGTCGCCGAATTCGACCGCGTCGTGTTCAGCGCCGAGGTCGGCAAGGTCCAAGGCCCGGTCAAGACCCAGTTCGGATACCACCTCATAGAGATTACCAGCCG